TATATTTTAAAATTAGGTGTTTTTAAAAAAGTTACAGGCATAGACGAAGCTTTAGAGGACGAAAAAAAGGGGCGTGTTACCTCTCATGCTTCGGTTGATGATTATTTTAAAAAAATGAAGCTTAATTAATGTATAAACTTAGCACTACCAATCGTTTTGACAAAGACTTAAAACGGTGTTTAAAGCGAGGTTACGATTTAAAACAGCTAAAAGTAGTTCTTTTACTGCTAGAGAAAAAAGGAAGCTTACCTAAAAAATACAAACCCCACAAATTAAAAGGCAATTACGCTGGTTGCTGGGAATGCCATATAAAACCCGACTGGTTACTTGTTTGGAAACAAGACGATAATAAATTAACACTACTACTAACCAATACAGGTACACATAGCGACTTATTTAAGTAACCAGCTCATTCGCATCGCATTTAAAAACGATTTTATTGTTATGCCCTACCAGCCTATAATAAACGTCTTTAGTGTCGCTAACAAGCTGCGTAGAGCCTATCTCAGTATTGTACCACATTGAGGGCTGAGATTTAATTATTGTTACTTTTAACATTCTTTTCATTTTGTATTTTTTAAACTATAACAAAGCATATAATAAACCCTGCGGGTCGCTCAAACTTTATTATATGCGGGTGTTATTTATTCTCATAAATATTACCTGAAACATAAAATTGAAAATCCTCAAGATCAGATCCTAAAACAGTTCCATCTTTTTGGTCTTGACTATCCGTCATGTCGAGCATCCATCCCCCGTAAGTTTCGCACCAATAAACCTGCTCTGATTTATCGAATATGTCAATAGATGTCAAAATATCTCCCTCATAAATATCAACCCCTTTACAGTCTTTAAACCCTGTAAATTGCATAACCTTTATATCTTTATGCTCACAGTCGTAAGGTAGTAAAGCTCTATAAATCATTTTGTTTAAGGTTTTATCCCAAAATCGAAATTTAATTTCTCTATCCATAACCTAAAACGCAATAAAATAATAATAAGAACTACCAAAATCTTTAAAAACAGGGTGCTCCTTGGTTTTGTAAGGTCTAAAATGATGGCTTAAAAAATCGTGCTCGGTTTTAGTTACCTTTTGAAATAACGGTGTAGGAACCGGAAACACTTGCCTTGTAAATTTCATTTTATCGGGTTTTCGGTATCAAAAATGATATTATCGGGTTGTTTTAGAATTTTCATTGATTTTATTTTTAACAGTTTAAACAAGTGTAAAAGCCTAAGAAAAACAGATCACTAGGATCTATCTCTTTATAATTATGGCTAGGCTCTAGGTAAACTACACAGTAATTTTCCTGTCTTGAAATATGATTGATTTGATACGATCTATTAACGCCTGTGCGCAGCTCTCTATTAATGTGATCCTCGATAGCGTTAGCCGTTTCAAGATTTGTTGTAATTTCAATTAATCCCATTGCTTTCTAATTTTAGTGTAATCGTTAGAAAATGAAAGTCCATTCATGTAAGGGCTTGAATTAATATCGACATGGTAACGCATGTACTTTTTTACGATTTCGATAAACTTTTCGTTATTCTCTTCTTTTACAATATCGGCTACATTTATCGTGTCGTTAGGCAATAAGGTGTTTAAATACTTGTAAACCTGTGCCTCATATTCGTTTAAAGGCGGGGGATTTAGGGGTTTTGTTGCTGTGTTCATAATTATTGAGTGTGTGTGAAAATTAAAAGGGTTTAGGCTCTTCAACTGGTACAAGCTCGGAGGCGTTTAACCAGTCGCTTTTATGGTAAATATTGTACCGTCGCCTATGATCGTTATAAATAATTTCTTCCTCTGTAGATCCCACAACAATAGCCCACCTTACGGGTATTTTAAAGCGATTTTGCTTGTAGGTTTCCAGCTTAAACACATTTTTAAGCTTGTTTTTTAGCTCAGGTAGCTGAAATTTTCGAGAACGATTTTTGTTTATTTTCTCTAGTAAATATTCAGGGTGCATTTTAATTGTGTCTAGCGTATCAAAGCGGAAAAACATTTCTTTAATCGTATCTTCGATAGCCTTTTCAAGTGGCGATTTTGTAGCATCTTTTAACACGTGAAAATGATCGGTTAAAATATCCTGAGTATCGAACCAAAAACGATCTGAGCGTTTATGAAATATTTTTCTATTAGCGAGAAAATCCAAAAAAGCGGGGATCTCTTGTTTCATCTTTGCGTACAAATCGGGATCTTTATCCGCAGCAGCAATTTGAGGAACTTTAACAATGAAAAAACGGGTGTCCTCTTCCTCTATTTTCATTAAATTATCCTCGTCATTACTGGTCATGATTATTTTTCCGTAAAAAGGTATTTTCTTAAGATTTACCCCTTTATTTTCAAGCTGAGCCGTATTATCGGAAACCAGTTGCTTTAGCCTTTCTTTATTCTTTTTGGCTTCTACATTATCAGCACCCATAATGGCTTCATCTATACCGATAATGTATTTAGATATATAATGCGCATTAAAGTTGTTTTGAAACTGCGTATCGTTTAATACAACCGAGTTACCTTTGTACACCTCAGACAACCATTTTAAAACCGTTGTTTTTCCTGTACCTTGATCTTTACTTACCAAAATAGGAACAGGCAACATTTGCATAGGTATGCGGTATTGAATGGTTAAATAATCCAAAAACACGCTAAACTGGTCACCTTTTATATTATGCTCTGTAGCCGTATTAAAATCAATTGTCGCATTGCCGCCAAAAACATGTTTTAAGAATTTATATGTATTATCCCATTTACCCTTTTTAGCCTCGTAAGCCATTGGAGCGTACAGGTTGTAACTACTATGAATTTCCTGAACATGCTCACTAGTCCAATTCGGGTAAACGGTAAAAGCATCGTATTTTTTTACACCACTTAAAAAGCCTTTAAATTTACCGTAATCCATAACAATTTCACTCTTTGGATAAGGAACAATGTCGCGTTCTAGTTCGCCTAAATGGTTAGGATGATAAATAACCTTATACCAGTTGCCGCCAACTCTCATATAGTTATCTACGTCGTTATGCCATACAAATACAAGCTCTTCATAATTGTGATAGTAAATAGCATTATCGTACTTAAATTCTCTTTGCCCTATGTAGTCTTCGTAAACTTCATAAAAAGCCTTTACAGATGTAAGACCGAAATATTTTAACAATTGCCTGTTGTAGTCGGATTCTGTAATATTTTGAGTTGAAAAATAAGTACTAGCTTTAGTAAGCTTTAGTAAGTCTTTTAAAACAGCGTTTTCTTTACCTTTTAAGCTAACTAAAAGATCATCCAATCCTTTGCCTATATGGTTGAAATTACTTTGAATGTGGCTGAAATAAATAGCCTTAACTACTCCTTTAGTTAGTAGAGTATTAAAGGCTTGTCTTATGTTTTTAACAGAAAAATAAAAAGAAAATGGGCGCTCTTTTAGATCCTTATCTTTTTTCCAATTAACCGTTAATGTATCGGCATCGGTAAGAAATATTATATTTTCAACTTGGCATATTTCAATAAATTGCTCAATTTCAAAATGTAATATCTTTATTTTGTCGTTTTCGTGTTTTTCTTTATCATAAAAACCATGAATACTAGGAATACCAATAACATCAAAACCGTGCATTGCGCCTTTAAAAGCCTTAAATTCGCCCTCGGTAATTACTAAAGTTTCAATTTTAGTTTTATTGGCTATTTTGGTTAATATCTGCGGGGGAAAAAAGGGAAATAAACCGCTTCCGCTTGGCGACAAATATTTATTAACCTTACCAGTTGCATCGGGTTTCGGGTTTTTAAGTCTTGTACGAACAAAACGCTCCTCCCACTTATTGCCGTTTTTACGAAACTGCGCACGGTTGCCATGAATGTTAAAATAATTGATTAAAATATTGTCGTGCTGATCGGCTTCAAAAAAAACCTTTTCATCGATATTTTTAGAGCTTTTCGATTGAAATACATTAGATTTACTCGATATACCTAAAACCTTTAATCTATCTTTAAGGTATTGATTTTTAGTATTATTAGAATTAGTTTGGCTGTTATCACTCATTGAACTATATTCGTGTTAGAG
This genomic interval from Tamlana carrageenivorans contains the following:
- a CDS encoding type II toxin-antitoxin system YafQ family toxin yields the protein MYKLSTTNRFDKDLKRCLKRGYDLKQLKVVLLLLEKKGSLPKKYKPHKLKGNYAGCWECHIKPDWLLVWKQDDNKLTLLLTNTGTHSDLFK
- a CDS encoding YopX family protein → MIYRALLPYDCEHKDIKVMQFTGFKDCKGVDIYEGDILTSIDIFDKSEQVYWCETYGGWMLDMTDSQDQKDGTVLGSDLEDFQFYVSGNIYENK
- a CDS encoding DUF5906 domain-containing protein, whose amino-acid sequence is MSDNSQTNSNNTKNQYLKDRLKVLGISSKSNVFQSKSSKNIDEKVFFEADQHDNILINYFNIHGNRAQFRKNGNKWEERFVRTRLKNPKPDATGKVNKYLSPSGSGLFPFFPPQILTKIANKTKIETLVITEGEFKAFKGAMHGFDVIGIPSIHGFYDKEKHENDKIKILHFEIEQFIEICQVENIIFLTDADTLTVNWKKDKDLKERPFSFYFSVKNIRQAFNTLLTKGVVKAIYFSHIQSNFNHIGKGLDDLLVSLKGKENAVLKDLLKLTKASTYFSTQNITESDYNRQLLKYFGLTSVKAFYEVYEDYIGQREFKYDNAIYYHNYEELVFVWHNDVDNYMRVGGNWYKVIYHPNHLGELERDIVPYPKSEIVMDYGKFKGFLSGVKKYDAFTVYPNWTSEHVQEIHSSYNLYAPMAYEAKKGKWDNTYKFLKHVFGGNATIDFNTATEHNIKGDQFSVFLDYLTIQYRIPMQMLPVPILVSKDQGTGKTTVLKWLSEVYKGNSVVLNDTQFQNNFNAHYISKYIIGIDEAIMGADNVEAKKNKERLKQLVSDNTAQLENKGVNLKKIPFYGKIIMTSNDEDNLMKIEEEDTRFFIVKVPQIAAADKDPDLYAKMKQEIPAFLDFLANRKIFHKRSDRFWFDTQDILTDHFHVLKDATKSPLEKAIEDTIKEMFFRFDTLDTIKMHPEYLLEKINKNRSRKFQLPELKNKLKNVFKLETYKQNRFKIPVRWAIVVGSTEEEIIYNDHRRRYNIYHKSDWLNASELVPVEEPKPF